A region of Streptomyces sp. TG1A-60 DNA encodes the following proteins:
- a CDS encoding pectinesterase family protein, whose amino-acid sequence MAAVFGLVAALALGAVGEAKAAPTADTARTTPATTTADRFTDRPHGFASLDGGTTGGAGGKVVTVTDQASLARYAAAEEPYVIRVKGSIAVEPFGSDIVVASDKTVIGVGDTGEIVHGELHLKPGTHNVIIRNLTIRDSYVKGDWDGKTTDFDAIQMDSVHHVWIDHNRFTRMGDGLLDVRKDSEYITVSYNRFADHNKAFGIGWTDNAKTQITIDHNWFTGTKQRNPSADNCAYAHLYNNYFSRQVADGDPQWTYGSWARGRTEMVIENSYYDGVQHPHQADATAELVQRGSILRNTTGRHDTRGDAFDPRAFYDYRLDPAAAVPALVKRFSGPQKRIGDAVTLHVPAAYPTVQSAVDAVPSGNDVPVTIAVAPGTYREKVLVPADKPKIVLRGTGQDRSDTVIVYDTPAEYGGSTGSATVRIAASDVTARNLTFSNDFDEAAHELKGEQALAMKTTGDRIVFEDTAFLGNQDTLMTDSPRLTTVSRVYVRDSYIEGDVDFVYGRATTVIERSVIRALSRGSATNNGYITAASTWKDNPYGFLITRSEILSDAPAGSFHLGRPWHPGGQPDAIAQVLIRDTKLPAAIKASPWTDMSGFSWRDARFAEYGNYGPGAAVTADRPQLSDAEARSYTVARYLNGSDGWAPYDRH is encoded by the coding sequence ATGGCCGCCGTGTTCGGCCTGGTCGCCGCCCTGGCCCTGGGGGCGGTGGGGGAGGCGAAGGCCGCCCCCACCGCGGACACGGCGCGGACCACGCCGGCCACCACGACCGCCGACCGCTTCACCGACCGGCCGCACGGCTTCGCCTCCCTCGACGGCGGCACCACCGGAGGGGCGGGCGGCAAGGTCGTCACGGTCACCGACCAGGCCTCGCTGGCCCGGTACGCGGCGGCCGAGGAACCGTACGTCATCCGCGTCAAGGGCTCGATCGCCGTCGAACCCTTCGGCTCGGACATCGTGGTGGCGTCCGACAAGACCGTCATCGGCGTGGGCGACACCGGCGAGATCGTCCACGGCGAGCTGCACCTCAAACCCGGCACCCACAACGTCATCATCCGCAACCTGACGATCCGGGACTCCTACGTCAAGGGCGACTGGGACGGCAAGACCACCGACTTCGACGCCATCCAGATGGACTCCGTCCACCACGTCTGGATCGATCACAACCGCTTCACGCGCATGGGCGACGGCCTGCTCGACGTGCGCAAGGACAGCGAGTACATCACCGTCTCCTACAACCGGTTCGCCGACCACAACAAGGCCTTCGGCATCGGCTGGACGGACAACGCCAAGACGCAGATCACCATCGACCACAACTGGTTCACGGGGACGAAACAGCGCAATCCGTCCGCCGACAACTGTGCCTACGCGCACCTGTACAACAACTACTTCTCCCGTCAGGTGGCCGACGGCGACCCGCAGTGGACCTACGGCAGCTGGGCGCGCGGCAGGACCGAGATGGTCATCGAGAACAGCTACTACGACGGCGTTCAGCACCCCCACCAGGCCGATGCCACGGCCGAGCTGGTGCAGCGCGGCTCGATCCTGAGGAACACCACGGGGCGGCACGACACCCGGGGTGACGCCTTCGACCCACGGGCGTTCTACGACTACCGCCTCGACCCGGCCGCAGCCGTCCCCGCGCTGGTCAAGCGCTTCTCCGGCCCGCAGAAGCGGATCGGCGACGCGGTGACGCTGCACGTCCCCGCGGCGTACCCGACCGTGCAGTCGGCCGTGGACGCCGTGCCGTCCGGCAACGACGTGCCCGTGACCATCGCGGTCGCGCCCGGCACGTACCGCGAGAAGGTGCTCGTTCCCGCGGACAAGCCGAAGATCGTGCTGCGGGGGACTGGACAGGACCGCTCGGACACCGTCATCGTCTACGACACACCCGCCGAGTACGGCGGCTCCACCGGGAGCGCGACCGTCCGGATCGCCGCGAGCGACGTCACCGCACGCAACCTCACCTTCAGCAACGACTTCGACGAGGCCGCGCACGAGTTGAAGGGCGAGCAGGCGCTGGCGATGAAGACGACCGGCGACCGGATCGTCTTCGAGGACACCGCGTTCCTGGGTAACCAGGACACCCTGATGACCGACAGCCCCAGGCTGACCACCGTCAGCCGGGTCTACGTCCGCGACTCGTACATCGAGGGCGACGTCGACTTCGTCTACGGGCGGGCCACCACCGTCATCGAGCGGTCGGTGATACGGGCGCTGAGCCGGGGATCGGCGACGAACAACGGCTACATCACCGCCGCCTCGACCTGGAAGGACAACCCGTACGGGTTCCTGATCACCCGGTCGGAGATCCTCAGCGACGCACCCGCCGGATCGTTCCACCTGGGGCGGCCCTGGCACCCGGGCGGCCAGCCGGACGCCATCGCCCAGGTGCTGATCCGGGACACGAAGCTGCCCGCCGCGATCAAGGCCTCGCCGTGGACCGACATGAGCGGCTTCTCCTGGCGGGACGCGCGGTTCGCCGAGTACGGCAACTACGGGCCCGGCGCGGCCGTGACGGCGGACCGGCCGCAGCTCAGTGACGCCGAGGCACGGTCGTACACCGTCGCCCGCTACCTGAACGGGTCGGACGGCTGGGCGCCGTACGACCGGCACTGA
- a CDS encoding family 43 glycosylhydrolase, whose amino-acid sequence MSAEQTDVTYRNPILDADWSDPDVVRVGDDFYLTASSFGRAPGLPLLHSRDLVNWTLVGHALQHLEPAKEFAKPRHDCGVWAPSLRYHDDRFWIFWGDPDQGVFQVNAPEIRGPWTRPHLIKEGKGLIDPCPLWDDETGEAYLVHAWAKSRSGIKNRLTGHRMHPDGTELLDGGKVIVDGDRIPGWFTLEGPKLYQHDGWFWILAPAGGVETGWQGAFRSRGFFGPYEERIVLEQNDTDVNGPHQGGWVRTPSGEDWFLHFQQRGAYGRVVHLQPMRWGPDGWPVLGDDGAPVAVHRRPDLPPQPPAAPATDDDFPGGRYGRQWQWTANPKDGRATQHSGDGLRLICVRSADAHDLRTLPHVLTQRLPGTPCVVEVDLCLHSEEPGARAGLAVLGDAFGWIGLQRGADGTVRLVHRFAEAVAERERDAAHPREAPEGRARLRIEIGVGARCRFSCDVGDGLRPSGQVFAATPWRWVGALLGLFALAPAGPGHAGAATFTQFRIRPL is encoded by the coding sequence GTGAGCGCCGAGCAGACCGACGTCACGTACCGCAACCCGATCCTCGACGCCGACTGGTCCGACCCGGACGTCGTCCGCGTCGGCGACGACTTCTACCTGACCGCCTCCAGTTTCGGCCGCGCACCCGGCCTGCCGCTGCTGCACTCCCGCGACCTGGTCAACTGGACCCTGGTCGGGCATGCCCTGCAACACCTGGAACCGGCGAAGGAGTTCGCGAAACCCCGCCACGACTGCGGCGTCTGGGCCCCCTCACTGAGGTATCACGACGACCGCTTCTGGATCTTCTGGGGCGACCCCGACCAGGGCGTCTTCCAGGTCAACGCCCCTGAGATCCGGGGACCCTGGACCCGCCCGCACCTCATCAAGGAGGGCAAGGGCCTGATCGACCCCTGCCCCCTGTGGGACGACGAGACCGGCGAGGCGTACCTCGTGCACGCCTGGGCCAAGTCGCGCTCCGGCATAAAGAACCGCCTCACCGGCCACCGGATGCACCCCGACGGCACCGAACTCCTCGACGGGGGCAAGGTGATCGTCGACGGCGACCGCATACCCGGCTGGTTCACCCTCGAAGGGCCCAAGCTCTACCAGCACGACGGCTGGTTCTGGATCCTGGCGCCCGCCGGGGGAGTGGAGACCGGCTGGCAGGGTGCCTTCCGCTCGCGCGGCTTCTTCGGGCCGTACGAGGAGAGAATCGTCCTGGAGCAGAATGACACCGACGTCAACGGGCCGCACCAGGGCGGCTGGGTGCGCACCCCGTCCGGCGAGGACTGGTTCCTGCACTTCCAGCAGCGCGGCGCCTACGGCAGGGTCGTCCACCTCCAGCCGATGCGCTGGGGCCCGGACGGCTGGCCGGTGCTGGGCGACGACGGCGCCCCCGTCGCGGTACACCGGCGGCCCGACCTGCCGCCGCAGCCGCCCGCCGCGCCCGCCACCGACGACGACTTCCCCGGGGGCCGCTACGGCCGTCAGTGGCAGTGGACGGCCAACCCGAAGGACGGCCGGGCCACCCAGCACTCCGGCGACGGGCTCCGGCTCATCTGTGTCCGCTCGGCCGACGCGCACGACCTGCGCACACTGCCGCACGTCCTCACCCAGCGGCTGCCCGGCACGCCCTGCGTGGTCGAGGTGGACCTGTGTCTCCACAGCGAGGAGCCGGGCGCGCGCGCCGGACTCGCGGTCCTCGGGGACGCGTTCGGCTGGATCGGGCTCCAGCGGGGCGCGGACGGGACCGTGCGTCTGGTGCACCGGTTCGCCGAGGCGGTCGCCGAGCGGGAACGGGACGCCGCGCACCCCCGGGAGGCGCCCGAGGGCCGGGCCCGGCTGCGCATCGAGATCGGCGTCGGTGCCCGCTGTCGCTTCTCCTGCGACGTCGGGGACGGATTACGTCCCTCCGGTCAGGTCTTCGCCGCCACCCCGTGGCGCTGGGTCGGCGCCCTGCTCGGCCTGTTCGCCCTCGCGCCCGCCGGCCCCGGACACGCCGGCGCGGCCACCTTCACGCAGTTCCGGATCAGACCCCTGTAA
- a CDS encoding sugar ABC transporter permease, with protein sequence MAQAAAVAKPPAPPRRRRASATPRRLPYLLIAPAALLMLGFIAYPVISVFYYSLQNYNPTKPWRNGYAGFDNFVRIFTDDPLFWDSLVFSAKWVFVEVGLQLMFGLALALIVNQTFVGRGLGRAMVFSPWAVSGVLTSAIWVLLYNSQTGITRYLADMGIGSYGTSWLSDTSTVFPAAIVADLWRGVPFFAILILADLQSVSKDLYEAAEVDGASRLKQFWHITLPHLKDAIILSTLLRAVWEFNNVDLLYTLTGGGPAGVTTTLPLYVAHTSVESHNFGYASALTTVAFVILLFCSIIYLRVSKFGGENK encoded by the coding sequence ATGGCCCAAGCCGCAGCCGTGGCGAAACCGCCCGCGCCACCCCGGCGACGCCGTGCCTCCGCCACGCCGCGCAGGCTCCCGTACCTGCTGATCGCGCCGGCCGCCCTGCTCATGCTGGGCTTCATCGCCTACCCGGTCATCAGCGTCTTCTACTACAGCCTGCAGAACTACAACCCCACCAAGCCGTGGCGGAACGGCTACGCGGGCTTCGACAACTTCGTCCGCATCTTCACCGACGACCCGCTGTTCTGGGACAGCCTCGTCTTCAGCGCCAAGTGGGTCTTCGTCGAAGTCGGCCTGCAACTGATGTTCGGCCTGGCGCTGGCCCTCATCGTCAACCAGACCTTCGTCGGCCGGGGCCTGGGACGCGCCATGGTCTTCTCCCCGTGGGCCGTCTCCGGCGTGCTGACCTCCGCCATCTGGGTGCTGCTCTACAACTCCCAGACCGGCATCACCCGTTACCTCGCGGACATGGGCATCGGCTCCTACGGCACCAGCTGGCTGTCGGACACCTCGACCGTGTTCCCGGCGGCGATCGTCGCCGACCTGTGGCGCGGCGTGCCCTTCTTCGCGATCCTCATCCTCGCCGACCTCCAGTCCGTCTCGAAGGACCTCTACGAGGCCGCCGAGGTCGACGGGGCCAGCCGGCTCAAGCAGTTCTGGCACATCACCCTGCCGCATCTGAAGGACGCCATCATCCTGTCCACGCTGCTGCGCGCGGTGTGGGAGTTCAACAACGTCGACCTGCTCTACACCCTGACCGGCGGCGGACCCGCGGGTGTCACCACGACGCTGCCGCTGTACGTCGCCCACACCAGCGTCGAGTCCCACAACTTCGGCTACGCGTCGGCCCTGACCACGGTCGCGTTCGTGATCCTGCTCTTCTGCTCGATCATCTATCTGCGGGTGAGCAAGTTCGGAGGCGAGAACAAGTGA
- a CDS encoding sugar ABC transporter substrate-binding protein, protein MKISNRSTSTGRRRTSAAVALGAVLALTATACGDDGSGGGDGAEGSGTGKIVFWDNNGGVRTDIWKEIIADFEKANPDIEVDYVGIPSTEVQSKYDTAIQGGGLPDVGGVGAAMLAGIAAQDALEPLEDRLAESSLDGKLNEAMVESVKVAGGSDDTMFTIPTSANNGTLYYRTDLFDKAGLDAPTTWDAFYEAAEKLTAVKKNEFGYTIRGGAGSIAQALDAMYGQSGITSFWDAGGEKTTLNDPKNVEALEKYADLYKKYTPAADLNNDFTKMVAQWDSGTIGMLNHNLGSYQDHVKALGTDKFRGIPQPTGPGGKRVQVSNPVDGLGLFKSSKNKEAAWKFIEFAASHESNSKWNESAGAIPSHTEAAKDAWISEAEPTKLAAEALNDGSTTIVQLPYYLPDWNTISKADNEPSFQKVLLGDMSARDFLDKMAEQLNEAQKEWNEQKG, encoded by the coding sequence ATGAAGATCAGCAATCGCAGCACCAGCACAGGAAGGCGCCGGACGTCGGCTGCCGTCGCCCTGGGGGCCGTGCTCGCCCTGACCGCCACCGCCTGCGGCGACGACGGCAGCGGTGGGGGTGACGGAGCCGAGGGCAGCGGCACCGGGAAGATCGTCTTCTGGGACAACAACGGCGGTGTCCGCACCGACATCTGGAAGGAGATCATCGCCGACTTCGAGAAGGCGAACCCGGACATCGAGGTCGACTACGTCGGGATCCCCTCCACCGAGGTGCAGTCGAAATACGACACCGCCATCCAGGGCGGCGGCCTGCCCGACGTCGGCGGCGTCGGCGCGGCCATGCTCGCGGGCATCGCGGCGCAGGACGCGCTGGAGCCGCTGGAAGACCGCCTGGCCGAGTCCTCCCTCGACGGCAAGCTCAACGAGGCCATGGTCGAGTCGGTCAAGGTGGCCGGCGGATCCGACGACACCATGTTCACGATCCCGACCTCCGCGAACAACGGCACCCTCTACTACCGCACCGACCTGTTCGACAAGGCGGGCCTGGACGCGCCCACCACCTGGGACGCGTTCTACGAGGCCGCCGAGAAGCTCACCGCCGTCAAGAAGAACGAGTTCGGTTACACCATCCGCGGCGGCGCGGGCTCCATCGCGCAGGCGCTGGACGCGATGTACGGGCAGTCCGGCATCACGTCCTTCTGGGACGCCGGCGGCGAGAAGACCACCCTCAACGACCCGAAGAACGTCGAAGCGCTGGAGAAGTACGCCGACCTGTACAAGAAGTACACGCCGGCCGCCGACCTCAACAACGACTTCACCAAGATGGTCGCCCAGTGGGACTCCGGCACGATCGGAATGCTGAACCACAACCTGGGCTCCTACCAGGACCACGTGAAGGCGCTCGGCACCGACAAGTTCCGCGGCATCCCGCAGCCCACCGGCCCCGGCGGCAAGCGCGTGCAGGTCTCCAACCCCGTCGACGGTCTCGGCCTGTTCAAGAGTTCCAAGAACAAGGAGGCCGCCTGGAAGTTCATCGAGTTCGCCGCCTCGCACGAGTCCAACTCCAAGTGGAACGAGTCGGCCGGCGCCATCCCGTCCCACACGGAAGCCGCCAAGGACGCCTGGATCTCCGAGGCCGAGCCGACCAAGCTCGCCGCCGAGGCCCTCAACGACGGCTCCACCACCATCGTCCAGCTGCCGTACTACCTGCCGGACTGGAACACCATCTCCAAGGCCGACAACGAGCCCAGCTTCCAGAAGGTCCTGCTCGGCGACATGAGTGCCAGGGACTTCCTGGACAAGATGGCCGAGCAGCTCAACGAGGCCCAGAAGGAATGGAACGAGCAGAAGGGCTGA
- a CDS encoding rhamnogalacturonan acetylesterase, whose amino-acid sequence MSLTRRQVAAAALIAAIPVAAASPAHATASSYGGPRRTRTLYIAGDSTAAQKYADAAPETGWGMALPFFLHEPLKVSNHAVNGRSSKSFVDEGRLDAILAAIRPGDLLLIQFGHNDAKSDDPTRYTEPWTTYQDHLRLYIAGARARGARPVLATSVERRRFDANGNARSTHGQYPAAMRALAEAEGVALLDIQALSIALWQELGVEETKKYFNWTETEQDNTHFNPPGAIAVARLAVRELLRTRVLAPRDVRRLDDDIPESWITWPQPTA is encoded by the coding sequence ATGTCCCTCACCCGCAGACAGGTCGCCGCCGCGGCGCTCATCGCCGCCATCCCCGTCGCCGCCGCTTCCCCCGCGCACGCCACCGCCTCCTCCTACGGCGGCCCCCGCCGCACCCGCACCCTCTACATCGCCGGTGACTCCACCGCTGCCCAGAAGTACGCCGACGCCGCCCCCGAGACCGGGTGGGGCATGGCACTGCCGTTCTTCCTCCACGAGCCCCTGAAGGTCTCCAACCACGCCGTGAACGGCCGCAGTTCGAAGAGCTTCGTCGACGAGGGCCGCCTCGACGCCATCCTCGCGGCCATCCGGCCCGGCGACCTGCTGCTGATCCAGTTCGGCCACAACGACGCCAAGTCCGACGACCCCACCCGCTACACCGAGCCCTGGACGACGTACCAGGACCACCTGCGGCTGTACATCGCCGGCGCCCGTGCACGTGGCGCGCGCCCCGTGCTGGCCACGTCCGTGGAGCGCCGCAGGTTCGACGCGAACGGCAACGCCCGGTCGACCCACGGCCAGTACCCGGCGGCGATGCGGGCCCTTGCCGAGGCGGAGGGCGTGGCACTGCTCGACATCCAGGCCCTGTCGATCGCGCTGTGGCAGGAGCTCGGGGTCGAGGAGACGAAGAAGTACTTCAACTGGACCGAGACCGAGCAGGACAACACGCACTTCAACCCGCCCGGCGCGATCGCCGTGGCGCGGCTGGCGGTGCGGGAACTGCTGCGCACCCGGGTACTGGCGCCGCGGGACGTGCGCCGGCTGGACGACGACATCCCGGAGTCCTGGATCACCTGGCCCCAGCCCACCGCCTGA
- a CDS encoding carbohydrate ABC transporter permease encodes MSTKVATKAAPAPAPAAPEPPRPVRKPHRAWDEAPRWQIYLPLGIYLVFTLIPFYWILLFSLRPAGSTSLVPWPMTFDHFEKVWTERSFGVYFQNSVLVGIATLVMTTLVALAGGYALARFNFKIKQLFMLALLCSQFVPGALLLVPLFEIFAELQMINSLGSVIIAETVFQLPLSMILISNFIKNVPYSLEEAAWVDGCNRFKAFRIVVLPLLRPGLIAVGSFAFVHSWNHFLFALMFLNNQDKQTIPVGLNTLMGADSVDLGALAAGGIIAAVPVVIVFAFIQKWLITGFSAGAVKG; translated from the coding sequence GTGAGCACCAAGGTGGCCACCAAGGCCGCGCCCGCCCCCGCACCCGCGGCCCCCGAACCGCCGCGGCCGGTGCGCAAACCCCACCGAGCCTGGGACGAGGCACCCCGCTGGCAGATCTACCTGCCCCTGGGCATCTACCTCGTCTTCACTCTGATCCCGTTCTACTGGATCCTGCTGTTCTCGCTGCGTCCGGCAGGCTCCACCTCGCTGGTGCCCTGGCCGATGACCTTCGACCACTTCGAGAAGGTGTGGACGGAGCGCAGCTTCGGCGTCTACTTCCAGAACAGCGTGCTCGTCGGCATCGCCACGCTGGTCATGACGACCCTGGTCGCGCTGGCCGGCGGCTACGCCCTCGCCCGGTTCAACTTCAAGATCAAGCAGCTCTTCATGCTGGCCCTGCTGTGCTCCCAGTTCGTGCCCGGTGCGCTGCTGCTGGTCCCGCTGTTCGAGATCTTCGCCGAGCTGCAGATGATCAACTCGCTCGGCAGCGTCATCATCGCCGAGACGGTCTTCCAGCTGCCGCTGTCGATGATCCTGATCAGCAACTTCATCAAGAACGTGCCGTACTCCCTGGAGGAGGCCGCCTGGGTCGACGGCTGCAACCGGTTCAAGGCCTTCCGGATCGTCGTCCTGCCGCTGCTGCGGCCCGGTCTGATCGCCGTCGGCTCCTTCGCCTTCGTGCACTCCTGGAACCACTTCCTGTTCGCCCTGATGTTCCTCAACAACCAGGACAAGCAGACCATCCCGGTCGGCCTCAACACCCTGATGGGCGCGGACAGCGTCGACCTCGGCGCCCTCGCCGCCGGCGGCATCATCGCGGCCGTGCCCGTGGTGATCGTGTTCGCCTTCATCCAGAAGTGGCTGATCACCGGGTTCAGCGCGGGAGCGGTGAAGGGATGA
- a CDS encoding PmoA family protein, which produces MTSNDTAVLRVAGRPVGRYVTRPELPARLSPRPYLHPVTTLAGTAVTELSPADHAHHLGVGVAVPDVEGYNFWGGRTFVRDQGPTELDNHGSQRHTTFQLRDPDGFVEELRWVAAGGELLRERRTVAATELTDSAWALDLTFSLANVTPGPLSMGSPATNGRPGAAYGGFFWRARKESEAPDVFTADTEGEAEVHGRRADWLALAGSTWTLVFAGATERTRRDPWFVRTAEYPGVGPSLAYDERLPIAPGETVVRRIVTVVADGRLGRDEAASLARKAVSP; this is translated from the coding sequence ATGACCAGCAACGACACCGCGGTTCTGCGCGTCGCGGGCCGACCGGTGGGCCGGTACGTCACCCGACCCGAGCTGCCGGCCCGGCTCTCCCCGCGCCCGTACCTGCACCCTGTCACCACCCTGGCCGGCACGGCCGTGACCGAGCTCAGCCCGGCCGACCACGCACACCACCTCGGCGTCGGTGTCGCCGTTCCCGACGTCGAGGGGTACAACTTCTGGGGCGGGCGCACCTTCGTCCGCGACCAGGGCCCGACCGAGCTGGACAACCACGGCTCCCAGCGGCACACCACCTTCCAGCTGCGCGACCCCGACGGCTTCGTGGAGGAGCTGCGCTGGGTGGCCGCGGGAGGCGAGCTGCTGCGTGAACGCCGCACGGTCGCGGCCACCGAACTCACCGACTCCGCCTGGGCGTTGGATCTCACCTTCTCCCTCGCCAACGTCACCCCGGGCCCGCTGTCCATGGGCAGCCCCGCCACCAACGGTCGCCCGGGCGCGGCCTACGGCGGCTTCTTCTGGCGGGCCCGCAAGGAATCCGAGGCCCCGGACGTCTTCACCGCCGACACCGAGGGCGAGGCCGAGGTCCACGGCAGGCGCGCCGACTGGCTCGCCCTGGCCGGCTCCACCTGGACGCTGGTCTTCGCCGGGGCCACGGAGCGGACCCGCCGGGACCCGTGGTTCGTCCGCACCGCCGAATACCCGGGCGTGGGGCCGTCCCTCGCGTACGACGAGCGGCTGCCGATCGCGCCCGGTGAGACCGTCGTCCGCAGGATCGTCACCGTCGTGGCCGACGGCCGCCTCGGCCGGGACGAGGCCGCGTCCCTCGCCCGGAAGGCGGTGAGCCCGTGA
- a CDS encoding pectate lyase: MRARHLAVAGVLLGLLCVPAHAEARDISRDTLPANDGWAAHGTGTTGGAAADDDHVYTVTDRAELVRALDGGSDTPKIIKVAGTIDANTDDDGDRLGCADYATDGYSPKKYLAAYDPRTWGSAKPSGTQEEARRASAARQAERIELTVGSNTTIVGLGGPRNPAVVKGASLQLKGADNVIVRNLDLRDAYDCFPAWQPNTGGLGDWKTAYDNIWLRGATHVWIDHVTLSDKGHPDAAEPTYFARNYLRHDGLLDITNASDLVTVSWSRFEGHDKAMLIGNSDSATGDRGKLRVTLHHNEFRSVVQRAPRVRFGQVHLYNNRYVVPDGAPYRYSLGVGTESALYAENNAFTTPGHVEAADLVKSWNGSALHQSGTLFNGYPVDLLAIHNAYNSGSERDLTADVGWTPTLHTVIDSAEAADRAVARGAGAGRIP; encoded by the coding sequence ATGAGAGCACGTCACCTCGCCGTGGCCGGCGTCCTGCTGGGGCTGCTCTGCGTACCCGCGCACGCCGAGGCCCGTGACATCAGCCGCGACACCCTGCCCGCCAACGACGGCTGGGCAGCGCACGGCACCGGCACCACCGGCGGCGCCGCGGCCGACGACGACCACGTGTACACGGTCACCGACCGCGCCGAGCTGGTCCGTGCCCTGGACGGAGGCAGCGACACCCCGAAGATCATCAAGGTCGCCGGGACCATCGACGCCAACACCGACGACGACGGCGACCGCCTGGGCTGCGCCGACTACGCCACCGACGGCTACAGCCCGAAGAAGTACCTGGCCGCCTACGACCCCCGCACCTGGGGCTCGGCCAAGCCCAGCGGCACGCAGGAGGAGGCCCGCCGGGCGTCGGCGGCCCGGCAGGCCGAACGCATCGAGCTGACCGTCGGCTCCAACACCACCATCGTCGGGCTCGGCGGCCCCAGGAACCCGGCGGTCGTCAAGGGCGCCAGCCTCCAGCTCAAGGGCGCGGACAACGTCATCGTCCGCAACCTCGACCTGCGCGACGCCTACGACTGCTTCCCCGCCTGGCAGCCCAACACCGGCGGCCTCGGCGACTGGAAGACGGCCTACGACAACATCTGGCTGCGTGGCGCCACGCACGTCTGGATCGACCACGTCACCCTGTCCGACAAGGGCCACCCCGACGCGGCGGAGCCCACCTACTTCGCCCGGAACTACCTGCGCCACGACGGCCTGCTGGACATCACCAACGCCTCCGACCTCGTCACCGTCTCCTGGAGCCGGTTCGAGGGCCACGACAAGGCGATGCTCATCGGCAACAGCGACTCGGCCACCGGCGACCGCGGCAAGCTCCGCGTCACCCTGCACCACAACGAGTTCAGGTCGGTCGTACAACGCGCGCCGCGGGTCCGCTTCGGCCAGGTGCACCTCTACAACAACCGGTACGTCGTCCCCGACGGCGCGCCCTACCGCTACTCCCTCGGCGTGGGCACCGAGTCCGCCCTCTACGCCGAGAACAACGCCTTCACCACGCCCGGCCACGTCGAGGCCGCCGACCTGGTCAAGAGCTGGAACGGCAGCGCCCTGCATCAGAGCGGCACTCTCTTCAACGGCTATCCGGTCGATCTGCTCGCCATCCACAACGCCTACAACTCGGGCAGCGAACGCGACCTGACCGCCGATGTCGGCTGGACGCCGACCCTGCACACAGTGATCGACAGCGCCGAGGCGGCCGACCGAGCGGTGGCCCGCGGCGCGGGAGCGGGGAGGATCCCATGA
- a CDS encoding Gfo/Idh/MocA family oxidoreductase yields MSAPLPVVLAGARGHGRWHVENIRRLQRKGLVRLAGVCELTPLTEEEFVGRLPEQSADFGALLRSTGARIAVICTPIPTHTDLALTAAERGVHILLEKPPAPSYAEYRRMADGVAEAGVACQIGFQSLGSHALPAIRELVARGAIGQLVGLGGAGAWVRDEAYFRRAPWAGRRRLNGADVVDGALTNPLAHAVATALALGGNTRAEDVTGIETELLRANDIESDDTSCVRITTAQGHPVTVAATLCAERADEPYVLVHGSSGRITFWYKQDRLLLQRADHGPEEFEHGRTDLLENLVAHLTTGADLLVTPDETGAFMKVVEAIRQAPDPAPLPDTAWHRIPGEDRRVVPGIDQLVAATADTLSLYSELGAPWALPTTRQKEVSSR; encoded by the coding sequence ATGAGCGCACCCCTGCCCGTCGTCCTCGCCGGCGCCCGCGGCCACGGCCGCTGGCACGTCGAGAACATCCGCCGCCTGCAGCGCAAGGGCCTGGTACGGCTGGCCGGCGTCTGCGAGCTGACCCCACTGACCGAGGAGGAGTTCGTCGGCCGACTCCCCGAGCAGTCCGCCGACTTCGGCGCCCTGCTCCGGTCCACCGGAGCCCGGATCGCCGTGATCTGCACACCGATCCCGACCCACACCGACCTGGCGCTCACGGCGGCCGAACGGGGCGTGCACATCCTGCTGGAGAAGCCGCCCGCCCCCTCGTACGCCGAGTACCGCCGCATGGCCGACGGGGTCGCCGAGGCCGGTGTCGCCTGCCAGATCGGGTTCCAGTCGCTGGGCTCGCACGCCCTGCCCGCGATCCGCGAGCTGGTCGCCCGGGGAGCGATCGGCCAGCTCGTCGGGCTCGGCGGGGCCGGGGCCTGGGTACGCGACGAGGCATACTTCCGCCGTGCGCCGTGGGCGGGCAGGCGGCGGTTGAACGGCGCCGACGTCGTCGACGGGGCGCTGACCAACCCCCTCGCGCACGCCGTCGCCACCGCCCTCGCGCTCGGCGGCAACACACGCGCCGAAGATGTCACCGGCATCGAGACCGAGCTGCTGCGGGCCAACGACATCGAGTCCGACGACACCTCCTGCGTCCGGATCACCACAGCCCAGGGCCACCCGGTCACGGTCGCCGCGACCCTGTGCGCCGAGCGGGCCGACGAGCCGTACGTCCTGGTGCACGGCAGCAGCGGCCGGATCACCTTCTGGTACAAGCAGGACCGCCTCCTGCTCCAGCGCGCCGACCACGGCCCGGAGGAGTTCGAGCACGGCCGCACCGACCTGCTGGAGAACCTCGTCGCGCACCTCACCACCGGCGCCGACCTGCTGGTCACCCCGGACGAGACGGGCGCCTTCATGAAGGTCGTCGAGGCGATCCGGCAGGCCCCCGACCCGGCCCCGCTGCCCGACACCGCCTGGCACCGGATCCCCGGCGAGGACCGCAGGGTCGTGCCCGGCATCGACCAACTGGTCGCGGCCACCGCCGACACTCTCTCCCTGTACTCCGAGCTGGGCGCCCCCTGGGCGCTGCCGACCACGCGCCAGAAGGAGGTGAGTAGCCGATGA